From a region of the Anaerobaca lacustris genome:
- a CDS encoding hydrolase: MLEIDRCCLVVVDIQGKLAQLMADKETLFQNARILIQAANILEIPILWCQQAPQALGPTVPQIAELLSGVEPIDKASFSCAGHEPFNIKLESLARKQVLLCGIETHVCIYQTVMDLLRRDFDVTVVADAVSSRTAENKQIALARLAAEGAAVACTEMILFELLKTAEHPQFKPIARLVK, translated from the coding sequence ATGCTCGAAATCGATCGGTGCTGCCTCGTCGTCGTCGACATCCAGGGCAAGCTCGCCCAGTTGATGGCCGACAAAGAGACCCTCTTCCAGAACGCCCGCATCCTCATCCAGGCGGCCAATATCCTGGAGATCCCCATCCTCTGGTGCCAGCAGGCGCCGCAGGCCCTGGGGCCCACCGTGCCCCAGATCGCCGAATTGCTGAGCGGCGTCGAGCCGATCGACAAGGCCAGCTTCAGTTGCGCCGGCCACGAGCCATTCAACATCAAGCTCGAATCGTTGGCGCGGAAGCAGGTCCTGCTCTGCGGCATCGAGACCCACGTCTGCATCTACCAGACGGTCATGGACCTGCTGCGCCGGGATTTCGACGTGACCGTCGTGGCCGACGCGGTCTCGTCCCGAACCGCCGAGAACAAGCAGATTGCCCTGGCCCGCCTGGCCGCCGAGGGCGCCGCCGTCGCCTGCACGGAAATGATCCTCTTCGAGCTGCTCAAGACCGCCGAGCACCCCCAGTTCAAGCCCATCGCCCGCCTGGTCAAATAG
- a CDS encoding BlaI/MecI/CopY family transcriptional regulator, with amino-acid sequence MTEASKRRKGRRAKTPEELTEAEWTIMKVVWEQEPCTAGTVQEALADTKDWAYSTVKTTMDRMAEKGYLVVERIRNLQLFRSNLSDVEAKRAEFRKMLQRAFDGAMTPMMQFLIEHEGLSKDEAAQLRQLVRKAETGQSTKSE; translated from the coding sequence ATGACCGAGGCATCGAAGCGGCGGAAAGGCCGAAGGGCCAAGACGCCGGAGGAACTCACCGAGGCCGAGTGGACGATCATGAAGGTGGTCTGGGAGCAGGAGCCTTGCACCGCAGGCACGGTGCAGGAGGCCCTGGCCGACACCAAGGACTGGGCCTACAGCACCGTCAAGACCACGATGGACCGCATGGCCGAGAAGGGCTACCTCGTCGTCGAGCGGATCCGCAACCTGCAACTGTTCCGCTCGAACCTCAGCGACGTCGAAGCCAAGCGGGCCGAGTTTCGCAAGATGCTCCAGCGGGCCTTCGACGGGGCGATGACGCCCATGATGCAGTTTCTTATCGAGCATGAAGGGCTCTCCAAGGACGAGGCCGCGCAGTTGCGACAGCTCGTCCGCAAAGCCGAAACCGGACAAAGCACGAAATCCGAATAG
- a CDS encoding M56 family metallopeptidase translates to MDRVIDSGIETLNGVGEAFCSHAWSVFLQVSVLIAVLLVADLLLRRRVRAVVRYAMWTLVFLKLVLPPTLSLPTGIGYYRPEARVTSQEPTEPVLEQPAPIAEVRPVRHEPVVASPPVVDLSHANVVPAPALPAIVRPAITWQGLVFLGWLAGVLTLSIYLLRRVQYVRKLIHRSTPASETLSDMLTQCAAVLRLRSCPALRLSDDAPGPAVCGLFRPVVLLPASLAENLRGERLRTVLVHELAHVRRADLWVNFAQTLLLVAYFYHPLLWLANAVVRRLREQAVDETVLVALDAEAESYGTTLIDLAEMTNRRPALGLRLIGIAESRRALEGRIRHMITQPKPRTAKLGLCGLLAIATTAAVLLPMARAEDRSKQDLKLPTAKYKILLLEDRNDQDGDKDQYDDRLYLIDSSGHIEGAITGFHIGGSVGGAHVLAVDEQRRTLWVVENRGDRLWHFDLAGGKLLRKVPMPGVTAAAVDPATGNVWCTISAGRLGEGILQVISPSAEPVATHPIAGLDITHSVRDNSFWVVGKTVYRIGTNGKLLAEVPDQIPWTAVSVSVDQKTGNAWVVVRDHPQVPDSRSGLWVVDRNVRIQQRIDLGELMPFCVAVDSDNEVVWVGCLGTTLRYTTRGEKLKSARYASGFSVVPGRTPNEVFAAHEHGLCAAAVEASGAVSLGGFPMLGDHLSSGRKWLARVPFADAKLQSSPELADLARRPPKPEQFAPESAQKLAVLGKALLIYANDYGDRFPETLQGVRTFVGSEDFAWLMQNVVYLGKGKTISVRPDTIMAYDRTLLEKGEGTLVLFADSLVASKSLRELEALGIDVAAGPSAAARHKSATQLSALGKAMLIYADDHDDTFPDTLEQLKSDRAPDSAQRSMEKELTQIYGPRYAEQMGSRGSRMDASQLAWYREHVRYLGQDVKATDDPARVLAYDQTLLAECKGTNVLHVDATVEFVTPEQFAARVSQATDYARVVVEEGVGFDGIVVGRTRAEFIKSKLGEPDQERNSEETGWWLDYRHRYGLQFRLDRQTGSLVEIQIGNGFKGSLRSGISMFSTMDDVFGVYGRPREVKTVGGSLTTHSGNQVLYQRMDLLGRPAHAKIHYQQDGLVFWFVPEKIQLIVVHEARVPEQAIVPAATSAVSPEARANSAMRLKDLGKTLLIYANDHDDKLPDELMDVRRQYGVGFSWLYDNVAYLGKGMTVRRDRPKRPTAYDTTLIRSRTGTNVLYLDTQVAFESPARLDELGIRYEPKPKSAEELRQEAEIQARVTVLSHLKQLALAAHLYASDNDGVFPDTLEMLEPYLKREEGLRVWVRENVEYTGKGLNPANEAERSGKPIAYSRLGPEEAVVAFLDGHVEYVIGPRLKELGIEIQPGRDR, encoded by the coding sequence ATGGATCGTGTGATCGACAGTGGAATCGAGACGTTGAACGGTGTCGGGGAGGCGTTCTGTTCGCACGCATGGAGCGTCTTTCTCCAGGTGAGCGTCCTGATCGCGGTGCTGCTGGTTGCGGACCTGCTGCTGCGTCGGCGTGTCCGCGCGGTCGTTCGCTATGCGATGTGGACGCTGGTGTTTCTCAAGCTCGTGTTGCCTCCAACGCTGTCGCTGCCGACCGGCATCGGCTACTATCGGCCTGAGGCTCGGGTGACATCTCAGGAACCGACCGAGCCGGTCCTGGAGCAGCCGGCGCCGATTGCCGAGGTCCGGCCCGTTCGCCATGAGCCTGTTGTTGCATCGCCGCCGGTGGTGGATTTGTCACACGCCAACGTTGTTCCTGCGCCGGCACTGCCTGCGATTGTCAGGCCGGCAATCACCTGGCAGGGCCTGGTTTTCCTCGGCTGGCTCGCGGGTGTGCTGACCCTGTCGATCTATCTGTTGCGGCGGGTGCAGTACGTCAGGAAGCTGATCCACCGGAGTACGCCGGCGTCGGAAACGCTTTCGGATATGCTGACTCAGTGCGCGGCGGTATTGCGACTTCGGTCCTGCCCGGCGTTGCGACTTTCGGACGATGCGCCGGGGCCGGCGGTGTGCGGGCTGTTCCGTCCGGTCGTGCTGCTGCCCGCGTCATTGGCGGAGAACCTCCGCGGCGAGCGTCTACGGACGGTCCTGGTCCACGAGCTGGCCCACGTCCGGCGGGCGGACCTGTGGGTCAATTTCGCCCAGACGTTGCTGCTGGTCGCGTATTTCTACCATCCACTGCTGTGGCTGGCCAACGCCGTCGTGCGAAGGTTACGCGAGCAGGCGGTCGATGAGACGGTGCTCGTGGCTCTCGACGCGGAGGCCGAGAGCTACGGCACCACCTTGATCGATCTGGCGGAGATGACCAACCGCAGGCCGGCGCTCGGCCTGCGTCTAATCGGGATTGCGGAGTCCAGGAGGGCGTTAGAAGGGAGGATTAGACACATGATCACACAACCGAAACCAAGAACCGCAAAGTTAGGCCTGTGCGGCCTGCTCGCCATCGCCACCACCGCCGCCGTGCTGCTGCCGATGGCACGGGCTGAAGATCGTTCAAAGCAGGATCTGAAGCTGCCCACGGCGAAGTACAAGATTCTTCTGCTGGAGGATCGTAACGATCAGGACGGCGACAAGGATCAATACGACGATCGACTCTACCTGATCGATAGCAGCGGGCACATAGAAGGGGCGATAACGGGGTTCCATATCGGCGGGTCCGTCGGGGGAGCCCATGTTCTTGCGGTGGATGAGCAGAGAAGGACGCTCTGGGTAGTGGAAAACCGAGGGGACAGGCTGTGGCACTTCGACCTCGCTGGTGGCAAGCTCCTACGCAAAGTCCCCATGCCGGGAGTCACCGCAGCGGCTGTTGATCCAGCCACGGGCAATGTCTGGTGTACGATTTCCGCCGGGCGCCTTGGTGAAGGCATCCTCCAGGTCATCTCCCCCTCGGCTGAGCCGGTAGCAACACACCCGATTGCCGGGTTGGACATCACTCATAGCGTCCGTGACAACAGCTTCTGGGTCGTTGGCAAGACCGTTTACAGGATTGGCACCAATGGGAAGCTTCTCGCGGAAGTGCCCGACCAGATTCCCTGGACAGCGGTATCGGTTTCTGTCGATCAGAAGACAGGTAACGCCTGGGTGGTGGTGCGCGATCATCCACAAGTGCCAGACAGCCGATCTGGACTGTGGGTTGTGGATAGGAACGTCCGCATTCAGCAACGGATCGATCTGGGAGAGCTCATGCCGTTTTGCGTGGCCGTCGATTCGGACAACGAGGTTGTCTGGGTCGGTTGTTTGGGGACCACGCTGCGCTACACGACTCGCGGCGAGAAGCTGAAAAGCGCGCGTTATGCCTCTGGCTTCTCCGTGGTTCCAGGGCGAACGCCTAATGAGGTCTTCGCCGCCCACGAGCATGGCCTGTGCGCCGCCGCTGTGGAGGCGTCGGGGGCCGTGTCGCTGGGCGGTTTTCCCATGCTTGGAGACCACCTGAGTTCGGGTCGGAAATGGCTGGCCCGTGTTCCCTTTGCCGACGCGAAACTGCAAAGTTCGCCTGAGTTGGCCGATCTGGCCCGGCGACCACCCAAGCCTGAGCAGTTCGCTCCGGAATCGGCCCAGAAGCTTGCGGTTCTGGGCAAGGCACTGCTGATATATGCGAACGACTATGGAGACAGATTCCCCGAAACGCTGCAGGGGGTACGTACCTTTGTCGGCAGTGAGGATTTCGCTTGGCTGATGCAGAACGTTGTATATCTCGGCAAAGGCAAGACAATATCAGTTCGCCCTGATACCATAATGGCATATGACAGGACCCTGCTGGAGAAGGGCGAAGGGACGCTTGTCCTGTTTGCAGACAGTCTTGTTGCGTCCAAGAGCCTTCGCGAACTGGAGGCCCTCGGCATCGATGTAGCCGCCGGGCCATCCGCGGCCGCCCGCCACAAATCAGCCACGCAACTGTCGGCTCTGGGCAAGGCGATGCTGATCTACGCCGATGACCACGATGACACTTTCCCGGACACGCTTGAGCAGTTGAAATCTGATCGAGCGCCGGATTCGGCGCAACGGAGCATGGAGAAAGAGCTCACGCAGATCTACGGCCCGCGTTATGCCGAGCAAATGGGCAGCCGCGGATCGCGGATGGACGCGAGCCAATTGGCATGGTATCGCGAGCACGTCCGGTATCTCGGTCAGGACGTCAAAGCCACGGACGACCCCGCGCGCGTACTCGCCTACGATCAGACCCTCCTGGCCGAATGCAAGGGCACCAACGTTCTCCATGTCGATGCCACCGTCGAGTTCGTCACCCCCGAGCAGTTTGCCGCACGTGTCAGCCAGGCGACAGACTATGCTCGTGTTGTCGTGGAGGAGGGCGTTGGCTTCGACGGCATCGTCGTAGGCCGGACCCGGGCCGAATTCATCAAGTCCAAACTCGGAGAGCCCGACCAGGAGCGCAACAGCGAAGAAACCGGATGGTGGCTCGACTACCGGCACAGATACGGGCTGCAATTCCGTCTGGATCGGCAGACCGGTTCACTGGTGGAGATACAGATCGGCAATGGATTCAAGGGGAGTCTGCGTTCCGGGATATCCATGTTCTCTACAATGGACGATGTGTTCGGCGTCTATGGCAGACCCCGTGAGGTCAAAACGGTCGGCGGTTCTCTGACGACGCACTCTGGCAACCAGGTACTCTATCAGCGGATGGATTTGCTCGGCAGGCCGGCGCACGCCAAGATCCACTATCAACAGGATGGCTTGGTGTTCTGGTTTGTGCCAGAGAAGATACAGCTGATCGTGGTTCACGAAGCGCGCGTCCCCGAGCAAGCCATCGTGCCTGCCGCGACCTCCGCCGTCTCGCCGGAGGCGCGAGCGAACTCGGCGATGCGGTTGAAGGACCTGGGCAAGACCTTGCTGATCTATGCCAACGACCACGACGACAAGCTACCGGACGAGTTGATGGACGTGCGCCGGCAGTATGGAGTCGGATTCTCCTGGTTGTATGACAACGTCGCCTATTTGGGAAAGGGCATGACGGTGCGCCGAGACAGGCCGAAGCGTCCGACCGCCTACGACACGACCCTGATCCGGAGCCGGACCGGCACCAACGTGCTGTACCTGGATACCCAGGTGGCATTCGAGAGCCCCGCGCGACTTGACGAGCTTGGCATTCGATACGAGCCGAAGCCGAAATCGGCGGAAGAGCTTCGACAGGAGGCCGAGATTCAGGCACGCGTGACCGTACTGAGCCATCTCAAGCAGTTGGCGTTGGCCGCGCATCTGTACGCCAGCGACAACGACGGTGTCTTTCCCGATACATTGGAGATGCTTGAGCCTTACCTGAAGCGTGAAGAGGGCCTTCGGGTGTGGGTGCGCGAGAACGTCGAGTACACAGGGAAGGGCCTCAATCCGGCCAACGAGGCGGAGCGATCCGGCAAGCCCATAGCCTACAGTAGGCTCGGGCCCGAGGAGGCTGTTGTCGCGTTCCTGGACGGGCACGTGGAGTACGTGATAGGCCCCCGGCTCAAGGAGCTTGGCATCGAAATCCAGCCGGGGCGGGACCGGTGA
- a CDS encoding outer membrane beta-barrel protein, with the protein MASTETAREKCLADDGVRRRPRIRQGLWIAAVATTVAMLPGMMNSASAGNGPGIALKVGMQTIESPVTLRDTTRTRYELELSSQLFANERLDFALSVGGSSLGTHRDYYAEMVDGVLIEQSFRDTLSLLDVRVAARLHPLGQDGPIRPYLGAGVGYFWFIDSWSDRYYETVGGITYTDRRKGTDTLSESFFPFVLAGLNVAVNDNAEVLLEFQYDIEKKDSGFDFGGPIYMLGLRFRF; encoded by the coding sequence ATGGCATCGACAGAAACGGCCCGCGAGAAATGTCTTGCAGACGATGGCGTAAGAAGAAGGCCTCGAATCCGGCAGGGCCTCTGGATCGCAGCCGTGGCGACGACTGTTGCCATGCTGCCCGGCATGATGAACTCCGCCTCTGCCGGCAACGGTCCGGGGATTGCCCTCAAGGTCGGCATGCAGACCATCGAGAGCCCGGTGACCCTGCGCGACACGACGCGAACCCGCTACGAGCTGGAGCTGTCCAGCCAGCTCTTCGCGAACGAGCGGCTCGATTTCGCCCTGTCGGTGGGTGGCTCGTCGCTGGGCACGCACAGAGACTATTACGCCGAGATGGTCGACGGCGTTCTGATCGAACAGTCGTTCCGGGACACTCTGTCGCTACTCGACGTCCGGGTGGCGGCGCGCCTGCACCCGCTGGGCCAGGACGGCCCGATCCGGCCGTACCTTGGCGCCGGCGTGGGGTACTTCTGGTTCATCGACTCCTGGAGCGACCGATACTATGAGACCGTGGGTGGCATCACCTATACCGATCGTCGCAAGGGCACCGACACGCTGAGCGAGAGCTTCTTCCCGTTTGTCTTGGCCGGCCTGAACGTCGCCGTCAACGACAACGCCGAAGTCCTGCTCGAGTTCCAGTACGACATCGAGAAGAAGGACTCGGGCTTCGATTTCGGCGGCCCGATCTATATGCTCGGCCTTCGCTTTCGCTTCTGA